From the Variovorax paradoxus genome, the window CCTTCACCGCCTGCAGGTACTGCAGCGCGGCGGAGTAGTCGCCGGCGTGGAACGAGGAGGGCATGCGCTTGTGCTTGTCGAAGAAGCGGCGTGCCCACTCGCGCGACTCGGGGCTCTGGTTCCAGTACCAGCTGTCGGTGAGGTACATGCCCTGCGAGCTCTTCAGGCCCAGCGCATGCACGTCGTTGATGGTGATGATCATGCCGGCCAGCTTCATGTTCTTGCTGATGCCGAACTCCGCCGCCGACTTGATGGCGTTCACCGTGTCGCCGCCCGCGTTCGCCAGCGCCAGAACCTGCGCCTTCGAGTTCTGCGCCTGCAGCATGAACGACGAGAAGTCGCTCGCGCCCAGCGGGTGCTTCACCGAGCCGGCCACCGTGCCGCCGCTGGCCTGCACGGTCTTGGTCGCGTCGGCCTGCAGCGCCGCGCCGAAGGCGTAGTCGGCCGCCACGAAGTACCAGCTCTTGCCGCCGGCCTTGACCACCGCGCTCGCGGTGCCGCGCGCCATGGCCACCGTGTCGTAGGCATAGTGCACCGTGTAGGGCGAGCAGTATTCGTTGGTGAGGCTCGAGGCGCCCGAACCCACCACGAAGTACGGCTTCTTCTTGTCGGCCGCCACGCCGGCCATGGCGATGGCCGCGCCCGAGTTCACGCCGCCGATCAGCATGTCGACCTTCTGCACGTCGAACCACTCGCGCGCCTTGGCGGCGGCGATGTCGGGCTTGTTCTGGTGGTCGGCCGTGACCAGCTCGATCTTCTTGCCGTCGATGGCGCCGCCCATGTCGGCGATGGCCATGCGGATCGCCTCGGCGCCGGCCGGACCGTCGTAGTCGCGGTACAGGCCCGACATGTCGCTGATGAAGCCGATGCGGATCGTGTCGTCTGAAACCTGGGCCGAGGCACTGGCCGCCAGGGCGGTGCCGAGCGCGAGGGCCAGGGTGGTGCGGGAAATGTTCATTCGATCTGTCTCCGTTCGTTGTCGTTGTCGTTGTCGTTGCTGTTCTCTTATTTTTCAGCCCAGAGCGAACTCGGGCCGCGGGCCGCCCGTGCGCGGCAGGCCCATGATCTGGCGCGCCTCGGCCGGCGTGGCCACCTCCATGTCGAGTTCGCGAATCACCCGCACGATGCGCTCGGTGAGCTGCACGTTGGTGGCCAGCTCGCCGTGGCGGAAGTACAGGTTGTCCTCCAGCCCCACGCGCGCATGGCCGCCCAGCAGCAGCGCCGCCACGTTGGCCTCGAGCTGCGACATGCCGATGCCGCTCACGCCGAAGATGGCACCCTTGGGCAACGTGTCGACCATCATCTGCAGGTTGCGCGGCGAGTACGGCATCGCGTTCTGGAAGTTGCGGTGCACGTTCATCACCAGGTTGATGAAGTAGGGCTCGTCGTCGTGGCCCTCGCCGATCAGCGTGGTCGTGTCCTGCAGGATGTGGGTGGGGCTGAACACCTCCCACTCGGGCTTGATGCCGCGCGCCTTCATGCCGGCGGCCAGTTCGCGGCCACGCGTGATCGGCGTGTCCATCAGGATCTGCTTGCCCTCGAAGCTCAGGTTGAGCGTGGTGGCGTCGAGCGTGCACATCTCGGCGCCGGCGTCCATGCCCTTGATGCGCTCTTCCCACGCGATTTCCCAGCGGTCGCCGGCCAGCGGCTTCACCATGTCGCCGTGCACGCCGCCGCCGGTGGAGTTGTTGATGACGATGTCGCAGCCGCCCGTGCGGATGCGGCTGTTGATGTCGCGGTACACGTCGGCGTTGCAGGTGGCGCCGTCGTCGGCGCGGCGCGCGTGGATCGCCACCACGCTGGCGCCGGCGTTCCAGCAGCGCAGCGTGTCGGCGGCGATCTCGGCGGGCTGGG encodes:
- a CDS encoding ABC transporter substrate-binding protein; translation: MNISRTTLALALGTALAASASAQVSDDTIRIGFISDMSGLYRDYDGPAGAEAIRMAIADMGGAIDGKKIELVTADHQNKPDIAAAKAREWFDVQKVDMLIGGVNSGAAIAMAGVAADKKKPYFVVGSGASSLTNEYCSPYTVHYAYDTVAMARGTASAVVKAGGKSWYFVAADYAFGAALQADATKTVQASGGTVAGSVKHPLGASDFSSFMLQAQNSKAQVLALANAGGDTVNAIKSAAEFGISKNMKLAGMIITINDVHALGLKSSQGMYLTDSWYWNQSPESREWARRFFDKHKRMPSSFHAGDYSAALQYLQAVKAAGSDDADKVMAQLRKTKFNDMFVKGGWLREDGLMVHDMHLMQVKTPTESKEPWDYYKVVEPIRGEAAWTTRAESRCARWKSA
- a CDS encoding 3-keto-5-aminohexanoate cleavage protein, which translates into the protein MSKRKVIVTIAPTGGMAHKSQNPHLPTQPAEIAADTLRCWNAGASVVAIHARRADDGATCNADVYRDINSRIRTGGCDIVINNSTGGGVHGDMVKPLAGDRWEIAWEERIKGMDAGAEMCTLDATTLNLSFEGKQILMDTPITRGRELAAGMKARGIKPEWEVFSPTHILQDTTTLIGEGHDDEPYFINLVMNVHRNFQNAMPYSPRNLQMMVDTLPKGAIFGVSGIGMSQLEANVAALLLGGHARVGLEDNLYFRHGELATNVQLTERIVRVIRELDMEVATPAEARQIMGLPRTGGPRPEFALG